The region TTTGACACCTTAtctgatgatatttttgaagagtccgagcaatgTAGATTCTATCAACGATGGGATCGGAAATGCACTTACATCTTTAACTTTCTAAAAATACGGTACTTCTCGAATAGTGCAAACCTGAGATAGTATCCAAACATGAACTAGTAACATGTGATCCTTCCAAATTTAGTACAGCAAGTTTGTTCAAACCTAAAATTCAAAACGAAAAAACAAGCAGCAGGCAACGGTATTAGGTAAATTTCCGGGGCCAAAAGGAGAAAATCGACCTTATATGATGCTcgattttttttatcaaacataCATTTTCTTTCAGAATAAGCCAAAGTAACGTCTTAAAGTTCATGTAAAAGGCAAACACCGTCTCATAAAATGAAACGGAGTGAGTACATCAAAGCCTATATGGCACAATAATCTCGCGTTTTAGAATTAGTACCTCTCAAATAAGACACTCCATAATCTGTAATGTAGACGCACACAATATGAAGTTCCTTTAAACTCGCAATCCCTGAATAACACCGCGTGAATATGagcaaatttcacaaaaatcaaacaCGTCAAGGGGACTCGAGCGATGATACTAAAGCATGTTCACCATCGATACCTGCCAGAGGCTCCATGTCTGAATCCATAATGCATTGACAACATTTTATACTGAGAGATTGGAGCTTCGACAAACCTGAAACAAGAAGAACACACTTTATTTTAAGCAGTATGATGTCAACGAGCTTCATCAAGattaaaagggcagcccggtgaactaaagctcccgctatgcgtaGGGTCcggggccccaccacaagggtgtattgtaatacgcagccttaccttgcatttatgccagaggctgtttccaagtcttgaacccgtgacctcccggtcacatggaagcaactttaccagttaaaAGCAAAAAAATGTCAACGAAAGCAAGTGTAAACTTCAAATCATGAATCCGCCTCTGGTTCCTATATCGACTTCAAGTTAATACTACTATAATATTTGGGTTCACATTCAAACGTTTATAGATATTTGGCAAAAGCTATTGTATTCATGAGAACGCTATGCCATCTTCTAGATACGCCCGTGCCTCTTGATGCTTAATCATTGTGGAACTTTAGATCTCTAGACGATAGGTAGACATTCTTTTCGTAGCTAGGTGAAAAAATTACCATAGAAGCACGGGATTATGACCGTAAGAATGAAAGGGATAACTATCGGTTTTCAGATATGAATGACATGAAAAACGAGCCTCTGCTAAAGAGAAACGGTCAGGAAATAACCAACCTCGAAGATGAACAAATCCTCCATGAATCTGTGGACACCTCTCGAAATCCAACTTAACCAACTTATCTAAGCCCGATAAAGCTTGCATCGCTTCAGCAGTAACCGAAACACATTTTCTAAAACTCAAATATGTCAAATTCGAGAAACCTGATACACAAAATATAACGATCTTCATCACCTTAAACAGCGATCGAATCACAGAAAGATAATGCCAACACGCACGATTCTATAATGTCTATCTCATGCATTCTTCAAAGCATATACAGTCAAATCTCTATATAACAATGTTGTTCGTTTGTCTTTCTACTACAGCAAAATATTTTTGTCGAGAACATATAATAAAGCAGAACATGAAACATCGTTATTATATTGAAATGGTTTTTAACTTGTTATAGAGATGTGTGACTGTATACGCTCAAGAAAACAATAAATATGGTGCAACAGAGAGAAcaacattttcttttcttcatataACACACTTTTTCTTTACGAGAACTGGTTTGCGAATAACTATAATTTATTGCGAGAGAGAATAGTAATAACTACCACTGACTTGCTTTATCGCCTGTTCAGAAACACGGTCACAGCAATCGAAAGATAACAGTTGGAGGTTCGGGCAATTTTTCAACAGACTGAATCCGAAATCTGTGACCTCTGAACCAAAAATATATACAGATAGTAAAGACGATCCTTGTGAAGAAAAAACATCCATCCAATTATCTTTAACTTCATTATATTCGCCCGTCCAAATATCCTGTcaacgaaaaaaagaaaaatcagaacAAATAGTCCTATAAGATCTGCTATATATCGATGTGAGTTGGGGGATTTTACGTGCAGTGCACAATCTCTAAAAGCTTCGATGTTGTCCTCCGAAAGGCGATTTGAATAGACCAGATTGTTGAATATCAACTGGCTTATATCACTTGGTAACATCGAGAATGAATGATATTTGTCAAGATCCTGTCAATCGAAGACAGCATAAGATCT is a window of Capsicum annuum cultivar UCD-10X-F1 unplaced genomic scaffold, UCD10Xv1.1 ctg23554, whole genome shotgun sequence DNA encoding:
- the LOC124885367 gene encoding toll-like receptor 4 (The sequence of the model RefSeq protein was modified relative to this genomic sequence to represent the inferred CDS: added 321 bases not found in genome assembly), yielding MGGACSLKRDPHDDDNIIRRGFSSRHFKFAKSSCLESFLLGRGVDCTPGRSNCPSLMELCVHRIRKDLDKYHSFSMLPSDISQLIFNNLVYSNRLSEDNIEAFRDCALHDIWTGEYNEVKDNWMDVFSSQGSSLLSVYIFGSEVTDFGFSLLKNCPNLQLLSFDCCDRVSEQAIKQVSGFSNLTYLSFRKCVSVTAEAMQALSGLDKLVKLDFERCPQIHGGFVHLRGLSKLQSLSIKCCQCIMDSDMEPLAGIASLKELHIVCVYITDYGVSYLRGLNKLAVLNLEGSHVTSSCLDTISELPSLQSLNLNRCRLRDDGCEKFSALSDLKVLNLGFNHITD